The Panulirus ornatus isolate Po-2019 chromosome 5, ASM3632096v1, whole genome shotgun sequence genome includes a window with the following:
- the Cc2d2a gene encoding coiled-coil and C2 domain-containing protein 2A — protein MKSEDIERQDEDDGAIRFVPATTLPHDGKENLNQLGVAGTSGTERRKPGRLRAKLSTRPFTRFDEAVATSRVESQDFFTRIWPEEQVLTPLDKRKTKTTPKHPPGASPGKPTTSPSKSFRDRRSSEECDVEDEESERLALVGPQLPLVSRIVPAKYVPYHERCANDEAILFVPSALPSDIHKKIDVNAEVRNLEEEGLYIGEKPYITRTNINIIENRLLQQGNRHWFSETGSLERLDNPISEQFYHYLPHDSDGPQKPLTGFVRPHPSECLNTSSQDDGGVLDVELSQLTFTHHPLFSPEHVLASRLTQAYSTYTERMTISVTKILQKKLLILRQSLAKLSQIGPPSRKQYKSVSEEIDSTRRIEIYHQEIRECREEFITEAERDRILLTDILKIWKNIKHLRKKNKYQSTSVKLIIKKEETNKEDEEEKRKEELEEDVKEVLEEYEEKYVKKMKKYEKEITEWKASHKKRKEAKKRQQQRRKSAVGEDLESFVLQATQDETILSKPEAAKPQPPKPVDRHKVELEVLEVFSRTRRPPGEPIIQLELSNSSLTETSHCPEAEKRRRQAAAKTRVWVKVLINNKLVTQTPSAYLGNDFTLHIGQTYRMALSSWPQSITLEVVEGASLRQTLVASAFLPMPKRTNIFRNVYDVIEFSGNQAVNHSHEGVGCGLPGSEYGSSFTSGINRYRLGWALGEQGEVLAPAGSPPSSNANHLLTKSKLVPGADPAVVKKWLENACIDPNDPSNADLLSRVQKTSAGKSKPTNYFEIDHYEGDFCTEADLDANVRLRVLQLRALDIPEFKELKLIPAIESQVLRKTLEKYEYKIAVGTEQTQATESEWGLDQRWERAEKLLASLRRHMQQRYTQASSALKLEDLVREESIPDIGTIGNSLLSVFKARRPLKPERKKRGQVRGLVLDQNVRLIVHIARAFHVPVRQDTPLSSTVDQGHSSDIMQGCSLVRPFVEATFQRSVLRTSIAEGPNPTWNQQLSFPFKAPNDNFTPESLQTVTDNVYLHLFDEVIHDLLEDDRLRDSTVHHRIEKRWLGSLKIPFSTIYSNAKIEGTFSLEEPVVLLGYKHETTSGVSAGIQKSQREPSRSSTYLSIYLTLEPTLPPPEPLKAQFESSEPEEILSSSRDWVSSLASRYVRRKFRTHVLDLSGKLVCLNRFIRPLKPPEELIVEDQVETARRVAWYVSLIPSIADMTLFPGVCDMWANSELFLTMLTGDEEEHAVLLTNFFLYLGKIAFLLLGSGIPEGDTCYVLTYEDSGTWLVWNPSTAQCFGARDAFSPLSAVYMLVNQENIWANVQKYDDPPRVNFDVHGSGWRSFFSRSQPDPGLPSVQPQELTYPPVDTTQINQLKERLEITLRDAIMKWRSTQRTPWNRHAISVLRKLVHELEEPRATGKVTSPDLSQLATIMTSHKVCGVCVHQGYSTMASVVEAVHSTGVHLTQACDAEFALALYLKPYPAFIISVWVYVASLVKRM, from the exons ATGAAGAGAGTGAGAGGTTAGCACTGGTAGGACCTCAATTGCCGCTGGTGTCTCGCATTGTTCCTGCCAAGTATGTGCCTTACCATGAAAGATGTGCCAATGATGAAGCAATACTCTTTGTACCATCAGCTCTACCCA GTGATATACACAAAAAGATTGATGTAAATGCTGAGGTAAGGAACCTCGAGGAGGAAGGGCTTTACATTGGAGAGAAGCCTTACATTACCCGAACTAACATCAACATTATTGAAAACAGACTTCTTCAGCAAGGAAACAG GCATTGGTTCTCAGAGACGGGATCTCTTGAGAGATTAGACAACCCCATAAGTGAGCAGTTTTATCACTACCTTCCCCATGATTCTGATGGTCCGCAAAAGCCACTGACTGGCTTTGTGCGA CCACATCCAAGTGAGTGTCTAAACACCTCAAGCCAAGATGATGGAGGAGTTCTGGATGTCGAGTTGTCCCAGCTAACattcacccatcacccactcttcTCGCCAGAACATGTTTTGGCATCACGGCTCACTCAGGCATACAGCACATACACAGAAAGGATGACAATCAGTGTTACAAAAATTCTCCAGAAAAAGTTATTG atACTTAGACAGTCTTTGGCAAAACTTAGCCAAATTGGGCCTCCATCTAGAAAGCAGTACAAATCTGTGAGTGAGGAAATAGACTCTACACGTAGAATAGAGATTTATCATCAGGAGATCAGGGAATGTCGTGAAGAGTTTATTACTGAAGCTGAACGGGACAGAATTTTATTAACTGACATCCTTAAAAtttggaaaaatataaaacatCTGAGAAAGAAGAATAAATATCAAAGCACCTCAGTGAAGTTAattataaaaaaagaggaaacgaataaagaagatgaagaggagaagaggaaagaagaattaGAAGAGGATGTAAAGGAAGTACTAGAAGAATATGAAGAGAAATAtgtgaagaagatgaaaaagtatgaaaaagagaTAACAGAGTGGAAAGCTTCTCATAAGAAAAGG AAAGAGGCTAAGAAACGTCAGCAGCAAAGGAGGAAATCAGCTGTAGGGGAGGACCTGGAAAGTTTTGTTCTACAAGCAACTCAGGATGAGACCATACTATCAAAGCCAGAGGCAGCCAAGCCCCAGCCTCCCAAACCAGTTGACAGGCATAAG GTGGAATTAGAAGTTCTTGAAGTGTTCTCTCGCACACGAAGGCCACCAGGAGAACCAATCATACAACTGGAACTCTCAAATTCATCATTAACAGAAACCAGTCATTGCCCTGAGGCAGAAAAACGGCGAAGACAAGCTGCTGCAAAAACCAGAGTCTGGGTTAAA GTTCTCATCAATAACAAACTGGTAACTCAGACACCTTCAGCATATCTTGGGAATGACTTCACCCTCCACATTGGCCAGACATATCGAATGGCTTTATCATCGTGGCCTCAAAGCATCACACTAGAAGTTGTAGAGGGAGCAAGTCTGAGGCAAACTCTCGTGGCGTCAGCGTTCCTTCCAATGCCCAAAAGAACAAATATCTTCCGAAATGTATATGATGTTATTGAATTCAGTGGTAATCAG GCTGTGAACCATAGTCATGAAGGAGTAGGGTGTGGTCTTCCAGGCTCTGAATATGGATCATCATTTACCTCTGGAATAAACCGCTATCGTTTGGGTTGGGCCCTTGGAGAACAGGGGGAAGTTCTAGCACCTGCGGGTTCTCCCCCATCAAGCAATGCTAACCATTTACTTACAAAA TCAAAGCTTGTCCCTGGAGCTGACCCAGCAGTTGTTAAAAAGTGGCTTGAGAATGCTTGTATTGATCCTAATGACCCAAGCAATGCAGATCTCTTAAGCCGTGTACAG AAAACTTCTGCTGGGAAATCCAAGCCAACCAATTACTTTGAAATAGATCACTATGAAGGAGACTTTTGCACTGAAGCTGATCTGGATGCTAATGTACGGTTGCGGGTGCTCCAGCTGAGAGCTCTTGATATACCAGAATTTAAGGAACTTAAACTCATTCCAGCCATTGAGTCACAAGTCTTACGAAAGACTTTAGAA aaatatgaatataagatAGCTGTTGGAACAGAGCAAACACAGGCTACAGAGTCAGAGTGGGGACTCGATCAGCGATGGGAGCGTGCTGAGAAGCTACTTGCCTCTCTGCGCCGACATATGCAACAGCGTTACACTCAAGCAAGCTCAGCACTTAAGTTAGAGGATTTAGTACGAGAGGAGAGCATACCAGACATTGG GACTATTGGAAATTCTCTGCTCTCAGTATTCAAAGCACGTCGACCACTGAAgccagagaggaagaagaggggccAAGTACGTGGTTTAGTCTTAGATCAGAATGTGCGTCTTATTGTGCACATTGCTCGGGCCTTCCATGTTCCAGTACGTCAGGACACTCCTCTTAGTTCTACAGTAGATCAGG GTCACTCATCTGATATCATGCAAGGATGCAGTTTAGTACGCCCCTTTGTTGAAGCAACTTTCCAAAGGTCTGTGTTGCGTACAAGTATTGCTGAAGGACCTAATCCTACCTGGAACCAACAACTTTCATTTCCCTTTAA GGCTCCAAATGATAACTTTACACCAGAAAGCCTGCAGACAGTAACAGATAATGTTTATCTACACCTTTTTGATGAAGTCATTCATGATCTGCTGGAGGATGATCGTCTGAGGGATTCAACAGTTCATCACCGTATAGAAAAACGTTGGTTAGGCTCCCTCAAGATCCCCTTCTCAACAATATATTCCAATGCCAAG ATTGAAGGAACCTTTTCCCTGGAGGAGCCAGTGGTACTCCTAGGATACAAGCATGAGACTACCTCAGGAGTTAGTGCAGGAATACAAAAGTCTCAACGGGAACCAAGTCGATCCTCCACTTACCTCTCCATATACCTCACCCTGGAGCCTACTCTACCTCCCCCAGAACCCCTCAAG GCACAGTTTGAATCTAGCGAACCAGAAGAGATCTTGTCATCATCCCGAGATTGGGTGTCATCTCTTGCCTCTCGCTATGTGCGCCGCAAATTCCGAACCCATGTTTTGGATCTTTCTGGGAAATTAGTTTGTCTTAATCGTTTCATTCGTCCACTCAAGCCTCCAGAAGAATTAATTG TGGAAGACCAAGTGGAAACAGCACGACGTGTTGCTTGGTATGTTTCACTCATTCCATCCATTGCAGACATGACACTCTTCCCTGGAGTCTGCGACATGTGGGCTAATTCTGAG CTGTTTCTGACCATGTTGACTGGAGATGAAGAGGAACACGCAGTCTTGCTCACCAACTTCTTCCTTTACTTAGGGAAGATTGCTTTTCTTCTTTTGG GAAGTGGAATACCTGAAGGAGACACATGCTATGTACTGACCTATGAGGACAGTGGTACATGGCTAGTGTGGAACCCCTCGACTGCTCAATGCTTTGGTGCCAGAGATGCCTTCAGTCCACTCAGTGCTGTTTACATGCTTGTCAACCAGGAAAAT ATATGGGCCAATGTTCAGAAATACGATGACCCTCCTCGAGTTAACTTTGACGTCCATGGCTCTGGATGGCGTTCTTTCTTCTCTCGATCACAGCCAGATCCAGGGTTGCCAAGTGTCCAACCTCAGGAACTTACATATCCTCCAGTGGACACTACTCAGATCAATCAACTGAAGGAGAGACTTGAGATAACTCTGCGCGATGCAATCATGAAGTGGCGAAGCACTCAGCG AACGCCTTGGAATAGACATGCCATCTCAGTCTTACGAAAGTTAGTTCATGAATTGGAGGAACCTCGTGCTACTGGCAAAGTTACATCTCCCGATCTCTCACAGTTAGCAACCATTATGACATCCCACAAG gtgtgtggagtgtgtgtacaTCAAGGCTACAGCACTATGGCCAGTGTTGTGGAAGCCGTacacagcactggagttcacctcACTCAGGCATGTGATGCTGAATTTGCTCTTGCTCTTTACCTGAAGCCATACCCAGCATTTATCATATCTGTTTGGGTATATGTGGCATCACTTGTAAAGAGAATGTGA